A portion of the Spirochaeta isovalerica genome contains these proteins:
- the mnhG gene encoding monovalent cation/H(+) antiporter subunit G codes for VIGAAFLFLGALGIVRMPDLFNRIQAGTKATTLGTILFLAGLAFAHPSWWSKLVVLILFILFTNPVSSHALARAAHFIGIKMTEKTVLDKLVVPTEEAEDAE; via the coding sequence GTCATCGGCGCGGCTTTCCTCTTCCTGGGAGCCCTGGGAATCGTGAGGATGCCCGACCTTTTCAACAGAATTCAGGCGGGAACCAAAGCAACCACTCTGGGAACCATACTGTTTCTGGCCGGACTGGCCTTTGCTCATCCTTCATGGTGGTCAAAACTGGTGGTTCTGATCCTCTTTATCCTTTTTACAAACCCCGTATCTTCCCATGCTCTGGCACGGGCCGCTCATTTCATTGGTATAAAGATGACTGAGAAAACGGTTCTGGATAAACTTGTTGTCCCAACCGAGGAGGCTGAAGATGCTGAGTAA
- a CDS encoding hydrogenase subunit MbhD domain-containing protein, whose amino-acid sequence MLSNILVIMLVVLMLASAITAIQAKELVVSIISAGLVSLLASVLYLMLAAPDVAMTEAAIGSGLSTIIFFYVLNKVRGGENG is encoded by the coding sequence ATGCTGAGTAATATTCTGGTTATCATGCTGGTCGTTCTTATGCTAGCCTCGGCTATCACCGCCATTCAGGCGAAAGAACTGGTTGTTTCGATCATCTCCGCCGGACTGGTGTCGCTGCTCGCTTCGGTTCTCTACCTGATGCTCGCGGCGCCCGATGTGGCCATGACCGAAGCGGCTATCGGAAGCGGTCTTTCGACAATTATTTTCTTTTACGTTCTCAATAAAGTAAGGGGAGGCGAAAATGGCTAA
- the mbhE gene encoding hydrogen gas-evolving membrane-bound hydrogenase subunit E: MAKNIAVILLLLAMGTLFYNLADNFQAADSLNETATYYAENTADEVGTANIVTAIVVTYRGLDTLGEVTILFLTAAIVAFLLKGNTSGVERETRDSSELLKTAAGVITPLIFLLGAYIFINGHLTPGGGFQGGAVIASGLILLLLAKPESKAATGLFAVVESISGLAYVALGIAGIFLAGGFLDN; encoded by the coding sequence ATGGCTAAAAATATCGCAGTTATACTCCTTCTCCTCGCGATGGGGACTCTTTTCTACAATCTGGCGGACAACTTTCAGGCAGCTGACTCTCTCAATGAGACAGCCACTTACTACGCTGAAAACACAGCCGATGAAGTGGGAACCGCCAATATTGTTACAGCGATTGTCGTGACCTACAGAGGTCTGGATACGCTGGGCGAAGTCACGATTCTTTTCCTCACGGCGGCTATCGTAGCTTTTCTGTTAAAAGGGAACACATCCGGCGTTGAGAGAGAGACAAGAGATTCCAGCGAGCTGCTCAAAACAGCGGCTGGAGTTATCACGCCTCTGATTTTCCTGCTCGGCGCTTATATCTTTATCAACGGGCATCTGACTCCCGGTGGCGGGTTCCAGGGCGGAGCGGTTATCGCTTCGGGACTGATCCTTCTCCTTCTGGCCAAACCGGAATCCAAAGCGGCGACGGGACTTTTCGCAGTCGTCGAATCGATTTCCGGTCTCGCCTATGTGGCTCTCGGTATCGCCGGGATCTTCCTGGCAGGCGGATTCCTGGACAACAG